The Trueperaceae bacterium sequence CCCAGTCGCCGTCCGCGGCGACCGCCAGACCGGTCGCGCACAGCGCGTCGGGCCCGTCGAACCCCGGGAGGGCCGCCGCGACCCGCGCCCCGAGATCCAGCGTGCGGAGCCGCACCAGCGACGCGGGGTCGGCCAGGTCGAGCGCCGTCGCGTCGAACACCGCGACGCGGTCGGCGCCGTCGCGGTACAGCGCGTAGATGCGACCGCCGTCCTCGCGGACCTCCAGCGCCGTGACGGGCCCGGGGAGCGCCACGCGGAAGCCGTCGACCGCCGCCAGGGGCGGTGGGGCGTCGCCCGGGGGGCGCGGCAGGTTCGTCGCGACGACGTCGATCGCGCCGCTCGCGCCGTCGTCCGGCGTCCCCCCGACGAGCAGCGCGACGGGGGTCCGGGTCTCCTGCGTCCCGGTGCAGGCGCTGAGCGGGAGGACGAGCGCCGCCAGGGCGACGAGGGCACGAAACGTCGGGCGGGATGGCGTCACGGGGCGGGGTCGCGTCACGGGCTGTCCTCCTCCTCGCCCCACGGCACCGTGGGGCCGTCGTCGAAGCGCAGCACGCGCCCCTCGCGCGTGCCCGGCCGGCCGAGCGTCAGGACCACCTCGCCGCTGCGCGTGTCCCACCGGGCGTACGCCGCCCAGCAGCAGCGGTCCCACGCGGCGAACAGGGTGGGGCGCGGGTCGAGCTGCAGGTCGTCGGCCGGGTCCTCCGCCCGCACCTCCCACGTGTCGTCCAGCGTCGCGCCCACCGTCCAGGCGCGGTTCGGGCGGACCGTGAGGGTCACCGCCTCGAACGCCAGTTGGCCCGACGCGACCGCCTCCGACGCGAGGTCGTACCGACCGCGGTACCCGAAGCGGCCCTGCAGCCCCACGCTCCGGAGGACGTCCAGCCCGACCGTGAGGTTGGCGCGGCGCAGGTACGCGCCCGGCTGCGCGTCGTCGCGGAGCGGCACGTCGAGGAACGCCTCCGCCTCGGCCTGCAGCGCGCCGGTGAACGCACTGCGGTCGCCCAGCTGCAGCGACGCCTCGAAGCGGGTGTCGCGCCGTTCGCGCGCCGCCGCCTCCTGCGGCACGAACGTCGCGCGCCACTCCGCGCGGAAACCGACGCCGTCGAGCCCGCCGCCGTCCTCGAGGCGGAGGCGTACGTCCCGTGCGGCGGTGGCGTCCTCCGGCAGGCCGATCGCGTCGCCCGGGAGGAACGGCACGCCGTCGAGCTGCGCGGCGACCCCGTCCCCCCACGCGACCCGGAGCCGGTGCGTGCCCGGCGCGGCCCCGGCCGGCCCGTACGTCTCGGTCACCTCCGCACGGACCGGGCCCAGGTCCGCGGTCGCGGTGTAGCGCACCTCCGACGTTTCCTCGAGCGCGTCCCCCTCGGGATCGAAGCGCCAGCGCGCCGCGAGGCTCGGGACGCGGTCGCCGCGCGCTTCGGTCCCCACCGTCGCGCGGAGGGTGACCGGGTCCCACGCGAAGGTCGCCCCCTCCGCGCGCGCGGCGTCGGTGCGGTCCTGCACCCACCCGGCGTCCAGCGACGCGGTCGCGACGTCCGGTACGCCGGCCGACGCCTCCAGCGTCCCTTCGCTCGCGTCGGCGGGCGGGTCGCCCCGCTCCGCCTGGGGGCGTTCGAGGTCGAGGTCGATGCGTTGATCGACGGCGGCGCGCGCCTCGAAGCGCCCGTCCGGCGTGCGGAGCGACGCGGCGACGTCCAGCGTCCCGCGGTCGCGGAGGCGCGGGTCGGCGCGGTGCACCGCCCGCAGCGACGCGACGTCGACCTCCCCGAACGCCGTGAGGGTCACCTCCGTCGGTTGCCACCCGACCTCGTCGGGCGCGCGGTCGTCGACGAACGTCCAGCCGGCCGACCCCTCCAGCCGCGTCCCGGGCGCGACGCCGGGGAGCGGCACCAGGTCGCTGCGGACGCGCAGGTCGGCGCGGGTCCGGAGCGACGCGCGTTCGAACGCGAACGGCGTCTCGCCCTCCACCGTCGCGCGCTGCAGCTCGAGGCCGAACGCGCCGTAGGCGTCGAGCGACAGGTCCGCCTGGAGGCGCGACGACCAGTCGACCTGCCGCTCGCCGGAGCCGTAGTAGCGCCCCCGGAAGGCGTTCTCGCCGCGCACCTCGAGGTTCCCGAGGCGCGCGCGGTCGAGCACCAGGCGGTGGCGGACCTCGATCCGTCCGTCGCCGGTCACGTCCCCCCCGAGCGCACTGCGGTTCGTGGGGTCGGGCGCATCCTGGAAGGTGCCGACGTCGACCGCGACGTCCTCCCACCGCCACGGACCGAAGCCCAGCGTCGCGTCGCCCCCGTCCACCCGCACGGCGAACGGCGTCGCGCGGGGGGTGTCGCGGTCCTGCCACGAGGGGCGCGTCCCCGCGTCGGGGTCGCGCAGGAGCGGGAGGCGGGTGCGGTAGGTCGCGCGCAGCGGCCCGAGGTCGGCGCCCACCCGCCACTCCGCCTCGAGCAGGTCGGGACGCGCGTCGTCGTCGCGGGCCAGGCGCAGCGACACCGACGGGTCGCTCGACGCGGCGTCGGTCGCGTACGTCGCGTCGAACGCCAGGCGTTCCTCGGCGAGGACGGTGCCGTCCTCGCGCGTCCACTCCGGCTGGTAGCGGACCCGCAACCGACCGGCGCCGCGCGCGTCGTAGAAGCGGTGGTCGACGCTCGGGGCGAGCGACGCGTCCTCGATCTCCCCGCCGAGAATGCGGCCGTCGAAGAACCCGGCGGTGGCGGGGTTCACGTCGAGGCGCAGGCGGGCGGTGGCGGTCCCGAAGGCGTTCGTGCCGGCGACGTACGGCCAATCGACCCGCACGAGGGCGGGCGCGTCCGCGTCACCGGACGCGATCTCGAGCCGCGGGGAGCGCGCCTCGTCGGCGAGCGGCAGCACCAACAGGGGGAAGGCGAACACCGGCACGTCGCGGATCGTCACGACCACGCCCCACGCGACCAAGCGGTCGCCGGGCAACAGCTCGATGCGGCGCGCGGAGAAGGCGTAGTCCTCGACCTCCTGCCCGCACCGCGCGCACGGCGCGAGGCGGCCGGCCATCACGGAGATGCGGCCCTCCACCCGCCGGGCGCCCTCCCCGACGACGTACACGTCGTCGGCGATCACGACCATGTCGTCGCCGTCCAGACGCCCGCCGCGAAGCTCGACGCGCAGGTCCTCCCCCACGATCGTTTCGCCGGGCCGCTCGACGCGGCCGCGCCCCACGATGCGGACGACGCCCTCGGCCGGGTCGAACTCGAGCCGCGACGCGGTGACCGTGACGTCCTCGTCGTCCAGCACCACCCGCCGCCCGGTCACGACGTACACCGTCCGGGTCGCGCCGCCCGGGAGGGGCACGGTGCGGACCTCGAGGCGCGCGTTCGGGTCCTCGCCCGTGCGGATCGTCACGGTCTGCGCCGCGGCGGTCCCGAGCGCCGCCGCGAGCGCCACGAGCGCGACGAGGGTCGCCCGCGCGCGCCGACGCGCGCCCGTCACCGGCGCCACGTCCACGCCAGCAACGCCGTGCCGGCCGCGAGGTACGTCGCGAACGGCGCCCAGCCCGCCGCCCACGCCGGGACGGTGCCCTGCGCCCCGAGCAGTTTCGTGACGCTCCACGTCGCGTAGTACGCGAACGTGAGGCCCAACACCGACACCCACCCGACCGGCGCTTCGCGCCGGACGCCGGTCATGGCGACGGCGAGCGCGAACACCGCGAACGCGACCGCCGCCAGCGGTTCGGCGGCCTTGCGGTGCAGCGCCGTCCAGGCGGCCGGGTCGCGGCGGTCGGCGCGGAGGCGGTCGGCGAGCTCGCCGAGCGACAACGTCACCGGATCGACCCGACCGACGGCGGCGGCGGCGAGGTCGGTGACCGGGACCGTGCCGCGCTCGGCGCGCATGTCGAGCGACGGACGTCCGTCGCGGAAGGTGCGCACGCGCACCCCGTCCAGGCGCCACACGCCCGCCGCCTCGTCGAGGCGGCCGCGGTCCGCTTCGATCATCTCCCGCGGGCCGCGGCTTCCACCCGGCGCGAGGATCACGACGTCCTCCGCGCGGCCGCCGGGCGCCAGCTCCCCCAGGAACAGGCTGCGCCCCTGCGCGTCGCTGAAGAACGTGCCCTCCTGCAGGAACGTCGACGGGGCGGTCAAGAGGATCTCCTTCTGGACCTCCAGCGCGCGATCCTCCGCCCACGGCACCACCAGCTCGTTGTTGACGCCCGCCACCGCCGCGGTCGCGACGCCCGCGACGAGGAGCGGCCGCAACAGGGCGGCGGGGGACACCCCGAGCGCGAGCAGGGCCCGCAGTTCGCGGTCCGCGACGAGCCGGGCGAGCGCCAACAACGCCGCGAACAGAAGCGCCAACGTCAGGCCCGCCGACGCGGCGGCGGGCAACTTGAACAACAAATAGCGCGCCACCAGCCCCACCGGCGCGCCGCGCGCGAGGAC is a genomic window containing:
- a CDS encoding LptF/LptG family permease, producing the protein MTRLGRALLAEIGPLYLAGLAVLLVLLTVQFLLGVLADVLARGAPVGLVARYLLFKLPAAASAGLTLALLFAALLALARLVADRELRALLALGVSPAALLRPLLVAGVATAAVAGVNNELVVPWAEDRALEVQKEILLTAPSTFLQEGTFFSDAQGRSLFLGELAPGGRAEDVVILAPGGSRGPREMIEADRGRLDEAAGVWRLDGVRVRTFRDGRPSLDMRAERGTVPVTDLAAAAVGRVDPVTLSLGELADRLRADRRDPAAWTALHRKAAEPLAAVAFAVFALAVAMTGVRREAPVGWVSVLGLTFAYYATWSVTKLLGAQGTVPAWAAGWAPFATYLAAGTALLAWTWRR